The genomic region AAGCCcctgagaaggctacactaaaggtacagttagacaggtaggaagagaaccacaagagggctgtgtcacaaatgccgaaggtttggagggtttggagcaaaagagggtggtcaacagtatcaaaggctgcagacagatcaaggaggataagcagagagaagtggcctggAATttactgtaagtaggtcattggtaaccctaaggattgctgtctctgtggagtgatgggggtgaaatccagattgcagtgggtcaaggagggagtttaatgtaaggaacggGGATATGCATGCATATacaagcttttcaagaagctttgaggcaagaggaagtagggaaatagggtggtagttggatgggaaaggttagatcgagagaaggtttattgaggataggtgtgaccagtgcatgttttagagatctgggaaatatactggtgctgagagagaggttgaaagtgtgtgtgagtataggggttattattgttgttattattattattattattattattattattatcatactgTAGAATGAACAGTCACGTTGTCAAATATATGCAATTAAACATTTTCATTATGGGTTCTCCTTACTCAAAGGTAAATTAGATAATGTATAAAAAGAAGATTTAGAAGATttagtaatataaaacatttggggTGGTGAAATCATGTTTGCCTATAACTAAACAGCACAGGACCCTACAAACAATACACTAATAACACAGAGCAGGccctaaaaacaaacacaaacttatcagaaataaataaaatgaagaagTCTGCGCAGGACAGGTGAAACGCGTAGAGAGGGACAGGACGGGTGTACGCATCCATTCTTCTGCATGAGAAAGGGTTCTCTTACAGTGACCTTAAATAGCGGTACTGACGAAATACATAGTACTAGAGGACAAAGAACTCTTGGGAGGCTTAAAGGATCCCAGCATCAAGACAGCCTTATTAAAGTGTACTACCTATACTCCCTAAGGCACGTTGGTGGATAAGTGGAAGAGGTTTGTCTAATTTGTCTAAATCTGTTTAATCTGATTTTAACACCTATTAAGGATTTTATTGTAACTGATGTGAAATTTTTGATTAGCAATACCTAAGGATTATACTAGACATTGTATGACTGTGTGCACATTtaactataataaaaaatataatattcacTATTGCATTTATAACAGTGCACAGCTCAGGGTTGAGTGTTTATGATACAGGGGGGACTGAAATTTGTACTAACTTTGTAATTTGTCAAAATTCAGACTAAGGGCTTGATGATCAAAACCTCTcctctcagacgagatgatctaaggcGTCTTGTTAGTACAGCAAGGTCCCTCTaacaattttagaaacacaaattttaccttgagaaatGTTTATCTCGCTATGCAGAGTTTTGTATGTGGAGAGAATTCTACTTTGCAATGTAAGGTCTATAAAAATCTTAAAGACTTTATGTGATTTCTCTGCATggtggcgagtttttgatcattaagtgctattgcaatgtcgttttattatgcatttgttgattctgcaaatatactgtatttaatggtcctttaatacctGAAATAAGACCCTTTTGGTGCACTATTGGAGGGGCACTGGGCCTTCTGGATATAATGCTATGCCCTGTCTAGGTTTTAAACAATACTGAATTTCCCTtctatagcccttaaagggatactaaacccacattttttctttcataattcagaaagagcatgcaattttaagcaattttctgctttactcctattatcattttttttttgctttcttgctatctttatttgaaaaaagcagaaatgtaagcttaagagtcggcccatttttggttcagcacctgggtagcacttgctgattggtggctaaatgtagcaaaccatttttggttcagaacctgggtagcacttgctgattggaggctaaatgtagcaaaccaattagcaagctctacccaggtgctgaacaaaaaatttgccggctcctaaccttactttcttgcattttcaaataaagatggcaagagaatgaagaaaaactgataataggagtaaattaggaaaatgcttaaaattgcatgctctatctgtaccaggaaagaaaaaaattgggtttagtatccctttaactctcacAGGCTTACACTACTTTTCTCACCACCATATGACTCATTCTCTGTCCTAGGTTGGACCgctattatttttttagatataattaAAGGAAGTAATGTTTATGGTATGTGTAATGTTTGCTTAGAGTAGGCTTCATTTTTAGAGTGCATTAATTTATGTGGTTGATTTTTGGAGAAGGTTAATTATACTGTAGGTAGAGGTTAGTTTTAGGATGTTACCTTTATGGTTAGGATAATTTTAGTTAGGGATACATTTTTACAAACTGATTTGGTTTAGGGATAATTGCATTGGGGTTTCTGAAGAAGGTTGTTGATGTTAAGGTTTACTTGTGGTAAAAAGTTACAGTTATGTTTTTTGTTCTGGGGTTAGGTTTATTTACTACTGTTGGGGGTTATTTTTTTTAGAGTCTGTAATATTATTACCTAAGTAACATTGATACAGGCGTTGTACAGACAATGGCCAGAAAATCCCTGACTTTTTATCTCAATGGGCATAAAGTATGAAACTATCATTAAATCCTAGTGGACCATGTGAACTAATAAAGATACAAATGCAAAAAGCAGCTTCACTACGTTTACTTGCATAAGATTTAGGCTAAAGCATGTGCCAAAAAGTGCTTTAGTGTTTGTAGGAGTCAATATATGATGTGAATATTTGATTGATATATTTAGTAGTCAAATGTTACAGTGTATTTGATATTTAAATGTTAACATTTCTTCTACAGGAACATTCAAATAACAGAGCAAGGGTCAAGAGGAACATTCTTTCTGTAATTTGAATGTCAAAATGTAGACTGAAACATTAAAACAGTCAAACGACAACATTAATCAATCCCTAGCAATTCTTCATTTTCAATGTGTTATTAACAATCTCTCCAAGTGACCTTTTTAAACataaatgcagtgtagggcttagtataagcctggagcagtctaagggttaaggctgtaggagagtgggttagaagagagagggaaggtgctgggtgcaacattgttgcaatttagggtaggcccctccttaccagtagataagccaagttctcccttgcaacttcctcttcttctccggatcctggctgaagcagttttttcttagcagttctgtcatcaccagtgcagctatgcatcgttccaggcgttctactctgcctcccagacgttaccagtcggaacaggaacctcctgcacctgcaaaagaaaaaataaagataagtgttcaatctatttctgaggatgatttagatatcattcccccaactcaatatactactgttgtgtcagctcaggttcataatgtggaagagcagggacctattgatattgagttagctcaggaatcccccagacctcaagcattgcagacccagcaggctaatttaccccttgatagtgtacaggcctcatttctaagtgctgtaccccctgctgctatgtcagcagtttctgacctattgaaaaacataatatccgctatggctgcagcctccccagggcccagtgtgacaccagctgttttccctcctgatccttctagtcaggatccggatcctgctttaactacccccagcaggcatcgccctttcacacctctcattGAGGCACCACACGTGGCAACACGCGGTCCCCAGCCCGGCCAGAACATGGCCCCTGTAACGGCCCCCTCAGCCCTCAACACCCGGACTTGCCCCTGGTCGCACCATACCCGAGGCCCATGCCATCCCAGGGCCTATGCTGCTCCCCCCGGGGCCTAGCGATCTCCTTCGCCAGCCGCGTGGTCCGGGTCCGACTTCCGGTGTCAACGCCAtgttagtgacgtcaccggaagcggacatcggcacttccggcttggcagattcccgcgcggtcgcaaggacatcggctcccggggcaacgccacttgcaggtgagcaccgagagccgtccttggccgttggcgggttatcagtggggggtcgGAGGGGCATTAGCAGCGCAAGCAAACTGCGCAAGCGAACGGCACATTTGAACGTTAATCCTCAGGGGcatcaaaggggtcgctccatcataagaggtagtaccaggcagatagccagtgataggggtagggggacacgcagagttaacccttccagggcaatgaggccattacagtttatacaaatgggagataacgcaaatgccgttcagcaggccgctcccgatattattaacccacacagggctgatagtggtttagtgcaagcggccgctcagccgcaTGATATTGTGTCTAATAATAGCCTGCATGTGAATCAAGGCAATGTTCAAAGTATGCATGTTAATCAAAACATTGAGCATCATTTACCGTCTCATCATTTACCATCCCCCATTGGTGTGAATGCGGCTTTGAATGGTGTGAACGTACAAGCAGCTCCTCAGGGATATAATACACCCCTGGTTGGCATACATAATGCGAATGTGCAATCTTTAAGCCAGCTACAACATCCCATTATGTTAGGCATACAAGGAGTACAACCCCTTGATCAGGGTATCCACTCCCCCATTGCAGCCACGCAgggcgctcatgcacactcattaaaccatgcacaatcaataagccaggcatgccataaccctattgtagaccagcagggtgtgaatgctcagacatctgcgaatggacagtcagtgagtcagggatttcatacaccacttcatatagctcatccaccccttgctactgataatccagacacatccattgggcaaagtgctcgccaaattctttctcttttgcagggggcaattggatcacaaagtgcagcaaaaactcggaccaacactgccacagtcatgagtggggcggatgcaggagtaacaggcagcattacagcaggagcagcagccaccacttccactgcacagcaagggtcttcaggactcgccctccaaaaccagccagcaggccagcccgtttccagcatgggtcagggacctcctgccattagtcacggtgagaatgctttatttacacacaatgaccattcttcctctgactcatcctcttctgactcagggtctgagactgactcttccttgggtttacaaggggcaggtcagaagaaaatgtttagaatgattaagaaaattttaaagaggggggtcaAGCCAGATACTAAGCAGGACAGCGCCAGTAACACCGCCCCGCAAAACCCATCTACAGAGGTGCCAGCTGAACCTCTCCCTACCAGGGCCATCTCCgaaaggcgagcagccctttacggggacgcaagcccaggaaaaatatactcattgcatagacacctgcgcaaaaaggtggtcagtagaatccaccgtggaaaatatgttaatatatttgacctttcggtggaggcgtataggcagagagagaggagcgctgagggaacagggcctaaaaaatttaaacgcccagacacttttgatgagtggctccagtgcttcagggttttttcctcctgttatatcgaaaagtacccctcccagagtttgcctatcctaaaatacacggacactattcactggattcagcgtaatcacagtgatggtgtgtggagggaatatgatgctgagttcaggaggaaaatggcaggaaatccttccctgacttttgactctactgataaccagttgtggcagcgaatggacccaaaagggggtgcacccgctgctgtaacttcaactcagcaatcagcgcagcagtcctttcgcaataccagaagcaggaaacgggggggaacctgctggcccttccaggacaaaaaatgcgacaagggtagcgcatgcaccttcagacatgtctgcaggtactgctctggtccacaccctggcagtgactgCATCAAGCGAAGGGACCAGACCAATAAGCCCCCTTCAGCAAACttgggccagaaaggcggaaacgccaattaatgtacatgccatggcaccatggttgtgggcttacccagaccaggcggcggcacgtatgttatgggagggtttttcatttggttttcatatccccacatttaggcaaatcaagggtaagagatttaataggaaccttatttcagcataccaacacccccaagtagtgagggataaaattaataaagaagtgactttagggcgaatggcgggcccctttgctgccccacctttacctgatttggtcataaagagccagggaagtttcgcctcattcagcacctgtcgtacccaaaaggtagctcagtcaatgatgccattgacccccaactcagctcggtgcgctatcaatcctttgatagcgcactagacctggtcaggagggcgggtcatggtgctctattggcgaaactagacattgagtcggcatttaggcttcttccactccacccctcagttttccatctaatgggttgtaagtttgcaggtgtgtactacgtggatcgctgcctgcccatgggctgctctttgtcatgcgccttgtttgaagcgttcagtagtttccttcattgggtcgtagcttcagaagtgggcagcgatcccatagcacactacctggacgattttctcattgtagggagagcaggctccgatgattgtttatccacaatgaacatcatgcgcagcgtcatgagacatttcggggtgcccctagcagaggacaaaacgcaaggccccgcgtcctgtttagttttcctgggaatcgaaatcgacacccaggctcggctctgtaggttgccacctgataaagttcagggcatgcttgaggcggtcagagcggcagtctctaatgcagttatttccctgaaacagttacaatccctgttaggtttgcttaatttcgcttgcagagttatccccatgggtcgggtttttaaccgtagactggaaagacagcttagtggtaggtcaaacccgaaatcaaagataaccctagggagtgaattgctggctgacctggtagtctgggaacagtttctcacgcgatttaacgggattcgggtctggcgtacccctcccatgtctagccagttactgcaccttttcactgacgcagctggatcgcacggttacggggcctatttccagggagagtggagcgcggagccctggccggagtcctGGGCCCCGGCAGGCCTTACTCGAAACCtgactctcctggagctattccccgtggtcttggcggtcgagctgtggggtgggaagttgtcgaacgggactgttgtgttctggacagacaacatcagtgtggtctttgcgatcaataacttgtcagccacctcagcaaaggtcattaccttgctgcgccacctggtgttgcgctgtctggaccttaacatccagttccaggcccgtcatgtcccgggCGTTGACAATGTTGTAGCTGACGCCCTGTCACGATTCGAATGGGCGACATTTCGCAAGTTAGCCCCCACAGCTGCAGCCGTGGGcttacgctgtcctgatttcctttggcagctcgtccttcctggatagccttactgccgttggtccgctcctccttagcaccatccacttggcacgcctatgcccgcatgtggtctgaatgggacaatttctgtgcgtccaggggagccgacgctgctcaggggtctagggacaacttacatgattggctggtgagtttgcatgcctctggggcccgtcagggggcaatacaatccaaattggccgccctctcatttttctatagggcattagccattcctgacccaaccaattccttttttattaggcaggtgatcaagggttggggcagatcgcagcagcggaaaatagacacgcgcgaacccatcacccgcgaccgcctggagcgtttgctcttggcgctcgacgtggtctgtagatcagattttgaagccctactcttcaaaactgcgtttaatctggcctttgccgccgctcttagagttagtgaggtagtagcaccctccaagcagGCGTCTGGGGCAGGTATACAATTGCAACATGTTAGAGCTGCCCCTGATTCCTTACTTCTTTTTCTGCcgcgatcaaagacagatcaggagggtaagggaacctggatccccgttcaccctcaggtgaacagcgcatgctgcccggttaactgcgttaatctttacctggctcaaaggccgcctggcccggggcaattcctggtccatgcggacggcagatccctttccaaatttcagttcggtagggtcctaaaattggcggcagtccaggcggggctggacgctagcagacttgccccgcactcttttcgcataggggccgcgactaacgctgcgcaagcgggctcctcgtgcgaggacataaaacgtattgggcgttggcggtccaattgtttcagaacctatgtccgtccaattgtttaatgtttagatgttaattcaggatactaaaatgtttgtctccacaggcactacccccggggtgaagcgaatctggattgtgggccactcctttgtccactgggcctccctacgctgtgcgtccctcccatttggccaatccctaggtctccctaccaacaaggcatccgttaggtggttgggtgatagggggatgtgctggccccaattagcaggaaccatatctgaggccctggtacgctgggggaagcctcacattattattcttcacctagggggtaacgatgtgggggccataccagttttacagttgattaaggttatgcaggcagacattgggtggctaagagtacgcatcccgggggtcatgatagggtggtcccatataataccccgtctccactggaggcatatgtcggcccatacggcggcataccgggttaggaagaagatcaatgcgtctgtagcgaaaaccgtcactgggtcaggtggcttcgtggtacggcacgaagccatttcggctgatagaaccgagctatatagaagggataaagttcacctttctgatgtggggctggatttattcataggggacattcagagagctctgttacccctcctgtaaatcgggttgtgggttggcggcaagggtaccattaaaatgcttccttgtggcgggagatcctcggtccggttgcgcaggagaaggtcgctaggggtgagtgatggccagacttccggggaggagggtaggccctcacgtgcacgtgacggtaaccctccttcctcccttttgagggatggtcacgtgatctctgcaacccctcagcgtcatctccttagggcagagacccctctgctgctgttcccgttgggccggtgatctcctgctgttctgggtagctgatctctatgccgccatatatattttcagttctatcagttctatctagtttgttaggttaataaaattttatggcctgtgacggtcacaacaTTTTTCCCAtaaaagtttgtctgtggttatttcgcactacattctcatgtacatagttatttaattaagttatgttaaatcctctcctctgtgaagaaggatccggtaagcatttaatcccttaatgcagtgtagggcttagtataagcctggagcagtctaagggttaaggctgtaggagagtgggttagaagagagagggaaggtgctgggtgcaacattgttgcaatttagggtaggcccctccttaccagtagataagccaagttctcccttgcaacttcctcttcttctccggatcctggctgaagcagttttttccctccctcccttccccttttgtaatgttttaatgatgttgtattttcgacggcaccttaatggcagggctatggctactcaccctaggcccaataagccattactgtaggatatggatctcctctccctgttatgcggtttacacggcttggtaacagggaatccttatctaggtggaagatcttctttcaccctggcggcgggagatcctcggtccggttgcgcaggagaaggtcgctaggggtgagtgatggccagacttccggggaggagggtaggccctcacgtgcacgtgacggtaaccctccttcctcccttttgagggatggtcacgtgatctctgcaacccctcagcgtcatctccttagggcagagacccctctgctgctgttcccgttgggccggtgatctcctgctgttctgggtagctgatctctatgccgccatatatattttcagttctatcagttctatctagtttgttaggttaataaaattttatggcctgtgacggtcacaaaatttttcccataaaagtttgtctgtggttatttcgcactacattctcatgtacatagttatttaattaagttatgttaaatcctctcctctgtgaagaaggatccggtaagcatttaatcccttaatgatcTTTAGTGCCACTATTCACTGTTAAAGGGCTATAAAATGGTaacattttctatcatgcatatgaaagaacactATTTAAACTTTTTAACTTATATCTTTATAAAAAGAAGGGTTAGGTTAACTAATCAGTTAGAGTATTTCTGGGACttggctgaacacattggatgagtcGGTGATAAGAATCCTATGCGTgtggtcaccaatcaccagctagctaccagcagtgcattgctgctcctgagcctacctaagtatgcttttcaacaaaggataccaacagatgtAAAATTAAAATTCTGTTAAAAATAGATGATCCCCACGAAAATTTCATTTTGActacctttaaagggactgtcaactccaaaattgttattgtttaaagagatagataatccctttattacccattacccagttttgcacaaccaacactgttatattaatatactttttacctctgtgattaccttgtatctaaccctctgcagactgtccctttatcatatgactatttatttattatctattgacttgcattttagccaattagtgcagtgtcagccacaatccATGGgcttaagcacaatgttatctatgtggcccacatgaa from Bombina bombina isolate aBomBom1 chromosome 2, aBomBom1.pri, whole genome shotgun sequence harbors:
- the LOC128650008 gene encoding uncharacterized protein LOC128650008, with amino-acid sequence MLLPPGPSDLLRQPRGPGPTSGVNAMLVTSPEADIGTSGLADSRAVARTSAPGATPLAGEHREPSLAVGGLSVGGRRGISSASKLRKRTAHLNVNPQGHQRGRSIIRGSTRQIASDRGRGTRRVNPSRAMRPLQFIQMGDNANAVQQAAPDIINPHRADSGLVQAAAQPHDIVSNNSLHVNQGNVQSMHVNQNIEHHLPSHHLPSPIGVNAALNGVNVQAAPQGYNTPLVGIHNANVQSLSQLQHPIMLGIQGVQPLDQGIHSPIAATQGAHAHSLNHAQSISQACHNPIVDQQGVNAQTSANGQSVSQGFHTPLHIAHPPLATDNPDTSIGQSARQILSLLQGAIGSQSAAKTRTNTATVMSGADAGVTGSITAGAAATTSTAQQGSSGLALQNQPAGQPVSSMGQGPPAISHARPSWIALLPLVRSSLAPSTWHAYARMWSEWDNFCASRGADAAQGSRDNLHDWLALPPG